From Actinoplanes oblitus, a single genomic window includes:
- a CDS encoding 3-hydroxyacyl-CoA dehydrogenase NAD-binding domain-containing protein, whose product MIENPNEVVTKALVRSVRVPGLDKPVALITLDNGFDHKKPNSFGPAGLKSLDDAITAATAADPAFIAITGKPYIFCVGADITGMPLLSSREQAVELGELGHRVFARLKDSTIPTFAFVNGAALGGGLEVALHCHYRTVSSGAAALGLPEVAIGLIPGWGGSQLLPNLIGIAGAAQVILQNPLTQKVLRPKQAKEMGVADALFEAADFLEDSLAWAAGVVKGEVTVERPEIDRDMWDGVLWFAKNQLDEKLHGAVPSANKALELLALAKEASFADGTAAETEALADLIMGDEARASLYAFDLVQRRAKRPVGVPDKSLARKVTKVGIVGAGLMASQLALLFLRRLQVPVVLTDLDQERVDKGVAYVTGEIDKLVGKRRLDEGTAAKLRGLISGSVDKSVFADADFVIEAVFENLELKKKIWAEFETIVKPEAILATNTSSLSITEMAADLAHPERVVGFHFFNPVAVLPLLEIIKGEKTDDATLATAFAVGKELKKSSVLVKDAPAFVVNRVLTRFTSEVFKAVDAGTPLDVVNEAFDPMGLPMRPIALLQLVGPAVAYHVGETLHRAFPDRYVDSPNLKRIVEAGLPLLVDDEINTEVVKVLEVGDTVLTGDEVRARALAALAEEIRIMLDEGVVAEAQDIDLCMILGAGYPFHLGGITPYLDRSGIAEQVTGKRFLPSGLANVRRA is encoded by the coding sequence GTGATCGAGAACCCGAACGAGGTAGTGACCAAGGCGCTCGTGCGCTCCGTCCGGGTACCCGGGCTGGACAAGCCGGTCGCGCTGATCACCCTGGACAACGGCTTCGACCACAAGAAGCCGAACAGCTTCGGCCCGGCCGGCCTGAAGTCGCTGGACGACGCGATCACCGCGGCCACCGCGGCGGACCCGGCGTTCATCGCGATCACCGGCAAGCCGTACATCTTCTGCGTCGGCGCGGACATCACCGGCATGCCGCTGCTCAGCTCGCGCGAGCAGGCGGTCGAGCTGGGCGAGCTGGGTCACCGGGTCTTCGCGCGGCTCAAGGACAGCACCATCCCGACCTTCGCGTTCGTGAACGGCGCGGCGCTCGGCGGCGGCCTCGAGGTCGCCCTGCACTGCCACTACCGCACCGTCTCCTCCGGTGCCGCCGCGCTCGGCCTGCCCGAGGTCGCGATCGGCCTGATCCCCGGCTGGGGCGGCTCGCAGCTGCTGCCGAACCTCATCGGCATCGCCGGCGCGGCCCAGGTCATCCTGCAGAACCCGCTGACCCAGAAGGTGCTGCGCCCCAAGCAGGCCAAGGAGATGGGCGTCGCCGACGCGCTCTTCGAGGCCGCCGACTTCCTCGAGGACTCGCTGGCCTGGGCGGCCGGCGTCGTCAAGGGCGAGGTCACCGTCGAGCGCCCGGAGATCGACCGGGACATGTGGGACGGCGTGCTCTGGTTCGCCAAGAACCAGCTCGACGAGAAGCTGCACGGCGCGGTCCCGTCCGCCAACAAGGCGCTGGAGCTGCTGGCCCTGGCCAAGGAGGCGTCCTTCGCCGACGGCACCGCGGCCGAGACCGAGGCCCTCGCCGACCTGATCATGGGGGACGAGGCGCGCGCCAGCCTGTACGCGTTCGACCTGGTCCAGCGGCGCGCCAAGCGCCCGGTCGGGGTGCCGGACAAGTCGCTGGCCCGCAAGGTCACCAAGGTCGGCATCGTCGGCGCCGGTCTGATGGCGTCCCAGCTGGCCCTGCTCTTCCTGCGCCGCCTGCAGGTCCCGGTGGTGCTCACCGACCTGGACCAGGAGCGCGTCGACAAGGGTGTGGCGTACGTCACCGGCGAGATCGACAAGCTGGTCGGCAAGCGCCGCCTGGACGAGGGCACCGCGGCCAAGCTGCGCGGCCTGATCAGCGGCTCGGTCGACAAGTCGGTCTTCGCCGACGCCGACTTCGTGATCGAGGCGGTCTTCGAGAACCTCGAGCTCAAGAAGAAGATCTGGGCCGAGTTCGAGACGATCGTCAAGCCGGAGGCGATCCTCGCCACCAACACCAGCTCGCTGTCGATCACCGAGATGGCCGCCGACCTGGCGCACCCCGAGCGGGTCGTCGGCTTCCACTTCTTCAACCCGGTCGCCGTCCTCCCGCTGCTGGAGATCATCAAGGGCGAGAAGACCGACGACGCGACGCTGGCCACCGCGTTCGCCGTCGGCAAGGAGCTGAAGAAGTCCTCGGTGCTGGTCAAGGACGCCCCCGCGTTCGTGGTCAACCGGGTGCTGACCCGGTTCACCAGCGAGGTCTTCAAGGCCGTCGACGCCGGCACCCCGCTGGACGTGGTGAACGAGGCGTTCGACCCGATGGGCCTGCCGATGCGGCCGATCGCGCTGCTCCAGCTGGTCGGCCCGGCGGTCGCGTACCACGTGGGCGAGACCCTGCACCGCGCCTTCCCGGACCGGTACGTGGACAGCCCGAACCTCAAGCGCATCGTCGAGGCCGGCCTGCCGCTGCTGGTCGACGACGAGATCAACACCGAGGTCGTGAAGGTCCTCGAGGTCGGCGACACCGTGCTCACCGGTGACGAGGTGCGGGCCCGGGCCCTCGCCGCGCTGGCCGAGGAGATCCGGATCATGCTCGACGAGGGTGTGGTCGCCGAGGCGCAGGACATCGACCTGTGCATGATCCTCGGCGCCGGGTACCCGTTCCACCTGGGCGGGATCACGCCGTACCTGGACCGCAGCGGCATCGCGGAGCAGGTCACCGGCAAGCGGTTCCTGCCGTCCGGCCTGGCGAACGTGCGCCGCGCCTGA
- a CDS encoding S1C family serine protease: MTATYEPFTPAGSPEPRRSRYADRYPEDRYAEDRYGDGYRRPEDPWAGQQQRSWEPGPVWTETSFAEPRVPHQPQPDQPRYEQPGYDQPRYEQPAHEQPAYAQPAYQQPGYEQPASAAPAFADPRPARSRGRVKPLVIALVAVLLGVTGWQAYRIESVIKSSNDLASAVSTAQNHSADLEKALTNVFDPEGISAAALPSVFRVRAGDFTGTAFSVGTKAADGTANLFTNFHVVESVWKAGDRGVTLERGSTRINATIVKVSEGKDLALLRAKQEIKPLGVAGGQVKPGQQVVVVGAPLGLDDTVTTGVISAFREDDADGPTIQFDAPINPGNSGGPVVNTSKQVVGLATAKARDAEGIGLAIPIATACATFKIC, translated from the coding sequence ATGACCGCCACCTACGAGCCCTTCACGCCCGCCGGTTCACCCGAGCCGCGCCGGAGCCGCTACGCCGATCGGTACCCGGAGGATCGGTACGCGGAGGACCGGTACGGCGACGGATACCGCCGGCCGGAGGACCCGTGGGCCGGCCAGCAACAGCGGTCCTGGGAGCCGGGCCCGGTCTGGACCGAGACGAGCTTCGCCGAGCCGCGCGTCCCGCACCAGCCCCAGCCCGACCAGCCCCGTTACGAGCAGCCCGGTTACGACCAGCCGCGTTACGAGCAGCCGGCCCATGAGCAGCCCGCCTATGCGCAGCCCGCCTATCAGCAGCCTGGTTACGAGCAGCCCGCGTCGGCCGCCCCCGCCTTCGCGGATCCGCGCCCGGCACGGTCCAGGGGCAGGGTGAAACCGCTGGTCATCGCCCTGGTGGCGGTGCTGCTCGGCGTCACCGGATGGCAGGCCTACCGGATCGAGTCGGTGATCAAAAGCAGTAACGACCTGGCCTCCGCCGTCTCCACCGCGCAGAACCACAGCGCCGACCTGGAGAAGGCGCTCACCAACGTCTTCGATCCGGAGGGCATCTCGGCGGCGGCCCTGCCCAGCGTCTTCCGGGTGCGGGCCGGCGACTTCACCGGCACCGCGTTCTCGGTCGGCACCAAGGCGGCCGACGGCACCGCGAACCTGTTCACCAACTTCCACGTCGTCGAATCGGTCTGGAAGGCCGGCGACCGCGGGGTCACCCTGGAACGCGGCTCCACCCGGATCAACGCCACCATCGTCAAGGTGAGCGAGGGCAAGGACCTGGCCCTGCTCCGCGCCAAGCAGGAGATCAAGCCGCTCGGGGTGGCCGGTGGACAGGTCAAACCCGGTCAGCAGGTGGTCGTCGTCGGCGCGCCGCTCGGCCTCGACGACACCGTCACCACCGGCGTGATCAGCGCCTTCCGGGAGGACGACGCGGACGGTCCGACCATCCAGTTCGACGCCCCGATCAACCCCGGCAACTCCGGCGGCCCGGTGGTCAACACCAGCAAGCAGGTGGTCGGCCTGGCCACCGCCAAGGCCCGCGACGCCGAAGGCATCGGCCTGGCCATCCCGATCGCCACCGCGTGCGCCACCTTCAAGATCTGCTGA
- a CDS encoding sensor histidine kinase, translating into MRPTLRLRLTLLNGILLVAAGAVLVVLAWLLVDESLHPADELLAGSTVTLNDGRVEEARGWQAEMVDQASDELLVKGLSALVAIGIIGTAGGYLVTRRALRPLHTVTQTAQRLGEETLDQRIRYAGADDEVAELARTFDAMLDRLAGAFESQKRFVANASHELRTPLAVMRTEIDVTLSDPDADVAEYRRMARVVRDASTRANGLVDALLVLARSEAQSGRRLVRKVPADLATSVYNALSAVKTEAERMKLEVTTDLGAAPVVGDPSLLDRLAGNLIENAIRYNHLLGRLWLRTASVDGQARLIVGNTGHEVEQSEVPGLFEPFRRGGWERTGSRGSGLGLSIVRAVCDAHGGTVSAIALADGGLEVTVSLPAADTTPVVAATASVPRIGR; encoded by the coding sequence ATGCGGCCCACGCTGCGGCTGCGGCTCACCCTGCTGAACGGGATCCTGCTGGTCGCGGCCGGCGCGGTGCTCGTCGTGCTGGCCTGGCTGCTGGTCGACGAGTCGCTGCACCCGGCCGACGAGCTGCTGGCCGGTTCGACGGTGACGCTGAACGACGGCCGGGTCGAGGAGGCGCGCGGCTGGCAGGCCGAGATGGTCGACCAGGCCTCGGACGAGCTGCTGGTGAAAGGCCTGAGCGCGCTGGTGGCGATCGGCATCATCGGGACCGCCGGGGGATACCTGGTGACCCGGCGGGCGCTGCGCCCGCTGCACACCGTCACCCAGACCGCCCAGCGGCTCGGCGAGGAGACCCTGGACCAGCGGATCCGGTACGCCGGGGCGGACGACGAGGTGGCCGAACTGGCCCGCACGTTCGACGCGATGCTGGACCGGCTGGCCGGTGCGTTCGAGTCGCAGAAGCGGTTCGTCGCGAACGCCTCGCACGAGCTGCGCACCCCGCTCGCGGTGATGCGCACCGAGATCGACGTGACGCTCAGCGACCCGGACGCCGACGTCGCCGAGTACCGCCGGATGGCCCGGGTGGTCCGGGACGCCTCGACCCGGGCGAACGGGCTGGTCGACGCGCTGCTGGTGCTGGCCCGCTCGGAGGCGCAGTCCGGCCGGCGGCTGGTCCGCAAGGTGCCCGCCGACCTGGCCACCAGCGTCTACAACGCGCTGTCGGCGGTGAAGACCGAGGCCGAGCGGATGAAGCTGGAGGTGACCACCGACCTGGGCGCGGCGCCGGTGGTCGGCGACCCGAGCCTGCTGGACCGGCTGGCCGGCAACCTGATCGAGAACGCGATCCGGTACAACCACCTGCTCGGGCGGCTCTGGCTGCGCACCGCGTCGGTGGACGGGCAGGCCCGGCTGATCGTCGGCAACACCGGCCACGAGGTCGAGCAGTCCGAGGTGCCGGGCCTGTTCGAGCCGTTCCGCAGGGGTGGCTGGGAACGCACCGGGTCGCGCGGCTCCGGCCTCGGGCTCTCCATCGTGCGGGCGGTCTGCGACGCGCACGGCGGCACGGTCTCGGCGATCGCGCTGGCCGACGGCGGCCTGGAGGTCACCGTCTCGCTGCCGGCCGCCGACACCACACCGGTGGTGGCGGCGACCGCCAGCGTGCCCCGGATCGGGCGTTAG
- a CDS encoding ribonuclease D, whose protein sequence is MTDETPLRRRDTPEPAGDGPHAVPPDPSSGGSEAVPLTAPRDGTPAPVESAADLAEIVARMAAGTGPVAVDAERASGYRYTQRAYLVQLRRAGAGTVLIDPLPLDDLRTLDAALADTEWVLHAASQDLPCLAELGMKPRRLFDTELAARLAGFERVGLAALTEQLLGFSLEKHHSAADWSTRPLPESWLTYAALDVELLTDLRDILAAELDRQGKAGWAAEEFASLVASADRPPRVRPDPWRRTSGIHRVRGARAQSRVRALWYARDGVAARRDSAPGRVLPDSAIVAAAEADPKDERTLLGIPGFGGRSVRRLAKIWLDALDQARSLPDDALPVNQPVEGPPPPHRWAERDPVAAARLARCRQVVVGTAETHRLPPENLISPDFIRRLAWSPPDEISAQTVSDTLRGFGARNWQVGLIAGQLAAVLPAE, encoded by the coding sequence GTGACCGACGAAACACCCCTGCGCCGTCGGGACACGCCAGAGCCAGCAGGGGACGGACCGCACGCAGTGCCGCCCGACCCGAGTTCTGGCGGTTCCGAGGCTGTTCCCCTGACGGCGCCCCGCGATGGCACCCCGGCTCCGGTGGAGAGCGCTGCCGACCTGGCCGAGATCGTCGCCCGGATGGCGGCGGGCACCGGGCCGGTGGCCGTGGACGCCGAGCGCGCCTCCGGCTACCGCTACACGCAGCGGGCCTACCTGGTGCAACTGCGCCGGGCCGGGGCCGGCACCGTGCTGATCGACCCGCTGCCGCTGGACGACCTGCGCACCCTGGACGCGGCGCTGGCCGACACCGAGTGGGTGCTGCACGCCGCCAGCCAGGACCTGCCCTGCCTGGCCGAGCTCGGGATGAAACCGCGCCGGCTGTTCGACACCGAGCTGGCCGCCCGGCTGGCCGGTTTCGAGCGGGTCGGCCTGGCCGCGCTCACCGAGCAGCTGCTCGGCTTCTCGCTGGAGAAACACCACTCGGCGGCGGACTGGTCGACCCGGCCGCTGCCGGAGTCCTGGCTGACCTACGCGGCCCTGGACGTCGAGCTGCTCACCGACCTGCGGGACATCCTCGCCGCCGAGCTGGACCGGCAGGGCAAGGCCGGCTGGGCGGCCGAGGAGTTCGCCTCCCTGGTGGCCAGCGCGGACCGGCCACCGCGGGTGCGTCCCGACCCGTGGCGCCGCACCTCGGGCATCCACCGGGTGCGTGGCGCGCGGGCCCAGTCCCGGGTCCGCGCCCTCTGGTACGCCCGGGACGGCGTGGCCGCCCGCCGCGACTCGGCGCCCGGCCGGGTGCTGCCCGACTCGGCGATAGTGGCAGCTGCCGAGGCCGACCCGAAGGACGAGCGGACCCTGCTCGGCATCCCCGGGTTCGGCGGCCGTTCGGTGCGCCGGCTCGCCAAGATCTGGCTGGACGCGCTGGACCAGGCCCGGTCGCTGCCGGACGACGCGCTGCCGGTGAACCAGCCGGTGGAGGGCCCGCCCCCGCCGCACCGCTGGGCCGAGCGGGACCCGGTGGCCGCGGCCCGGCTGGCCCGCTGCCGGCAGGTCGTGGTGGGCACCGCGGAGACGCATCGGCTGCCCCCGGAGAACCTGATCAGCCCGGACTTCATCCGCCGGCTGGCCTGGTCGCCGCCGGACGAGATCAGCGCGCAGACGGTGAGCGACACGCTGCGCGGCTTCGGCGCGCGCAACTGGCAGGTCGGCCTGATCGCCGGCCAGCTGGCGGCGGTGCTGCCGGCGGAATAG
- a CDS encoding outer membrane protein assembly factor BamB family protein gives MTLIELDRDAPLDPLPTSRPPLAAYRRTGLLLTLVLLAVLGGAAPAAGIVWRYLGAVPAAAVPDGPIELADGRLYTVDTTGTLPTVSAWSPDRPPARLWTTRVPVGDDPGVIPAGSVTIRPAGEVVLLTAGVATTAVDAATGRIRWSSPIAVSVLAGSGAGVTVDRVFRPGTEYDQESGDPGPLYFSATGEPHTEPPLRTEVRGLDLAGGRTLWTATPGGSVTVDVLAGDEPAVLITSSRSLTLVAGVSGAVLRETAVPQLGGHGPASSSLLGDVALVSYREPSRQVAFQARTLRQLWSRTTRDAELLADPADCQGVLCDGGHGDLRVLDPGTGRARWQVQEDVDLAVRAGYVLETDAASGEPVRLSDPRTGATRVDLSGWTGQVTGAADQPLLLRRTEGRGGQAFAAVVPGHAEIRRLGVAGTGLGDCDSDGRLLACRSAAGLRIWAFRV, from the coding sequence TTGACGCTGATCGAGCTGGACCGCGACGCCCCGCTCGACCCGCTGCCCACCTCGCGCCCGCCGCTCGCCGCCTATCGCCGGACCGGCCTGCTGCTCACCCTGGTTCTGCTCGCCGTGCTGGGCGGCGCGGCCCCGGCCGCCGGGATCGTCTGGCGCTACCTCGGCGCGGTGCCCGCCGCGGCCGTCCCGGACGGGCCGATCGAGCTGGCCGACGGTCGCCTCTACACCGTCGACACCACCGGGACGCTGCCCACGGTGAGCGCCTGGAGCCCGGACCGCCCGCCGGCCCGGCTGTGGACCACCCGGGTGCCGGTCGGCGACGACCCGGGGGTGATCCCGGCCGGCTCGGTGACGATCCGGCCGGCCGGCGAGGTGGTGCTGCTGACCGCCGGGGTGGCCACCACCGCCGTGGACGCGGCCACCGGGCGGATCCGCTGGTCGTCGCCGATCGCGGTGAGCGTGCTGGCGGGCAGCGGCGCCGGCGTCACGGTGGACCGGGTGTTCCGCCCCGGCACCGAGTACGACCAGGAGTCCGGCGACCCGGGACCGCTCTACTTCTCGGCGACCGGCGAGCCGCACACCGAGCCGCCGCTGCGCACCGAGGTCCGCGGGCTGGACCTGGCCGGCGGGCGGACGCTGTGGACCGCCACGCCGGGCGGCTCGGTGACCGTCGACGTGCTGGCCGGCGACGAGCCGGCCGTGCTGATCACCTCGTCCCGGTCGCTCACCCTGGTGGCCGGGGTCAGCGGCGCGGTGCTGCGGGAGACCGCGGTGCCGCAGCTCGGCGGGCACGGCCCGGCCAGTTCGTCGCTGCTCGGCGACGTCGCCCTGGTCAGCTACCGGGAGCCCAGCCGGCAGGTGGCCTTCCAGGCGCGCACCCTGCGGCAGCTCTGGAGCCGCACCACGCGGGACGCCGAGCTGCTCGCCGACCCGGCCGACTGCCAGGGCGTGCTCTGCGACGGCGGGCACGGCGACCTGCGGGTGCTCGACCCGGGCACCGGCCGGGCCCGGTGGCAGGTCCAGGAGGACGTCGACCTCGCCGTCCGCGCCGGGTACGTGCTGGAGACCGACGCGGCCTCCGGCGAGCCGGTGCGGCTGAGCGATCCGCGGACCGGGGCGACCCGGGTCGACCTGAGCGGCTGGACCGGGCAGGTGACCGGGGCCGCCGACCAGCCGCTGCTGCTGCGCCGCACGGAGGGCCGGGGCGGGCAGGCGTTCGCCGCGGTGGTGCCGGGGCACGCCGAGATCCGCCGGCTCGGGGTGGCCGGCACCGGGCTCGGCGACTGCGACTCGGACGGGCGCCTGCTGGCCTGCCGGTCGGCGGCCGGCCTGCGGATCTGGGCCTTCCGCGTCTGA
- a CDS encoding response regulator transcription factor has protein sequence MRVLVVEDERTMADAIARGLRRHGMAVDVAYDGLQGHEMAYVTRYDVVVLDRDLPGMHGDEICAALVESGALTRVLMLTASGSVAERVEGLQLGADDYLPKPFAFDELVARVQALGRRATPPAPPVFSVGNLVLDPARRAVTRGGLPVDLTNKEFGVLEVLLKASGAVVSSEELLERVWDANTDPFTTTVRVTVMTLRKKLGDPPLIDTVVGAGYRVVSG, from the coding sequence GTGCGCGTGTTGGTGGTGGAGGACGAACGGACGATGGCCGACGCGATCGCGCGCGGGCTGCGGCGCCACGGCATGGCGGTGGACGTGGCGTACGACGGCCTGCAGGGCCACGAGATGGCCTACGTGACCCGGTACGACGTGGTGGTGCTGGACCGGGACCTGCCCGGCATGCACGGCGACGAGATCTGCGCGGCGCTCGTCGAGTCCGGCGCGCTGACCCGGGTGCTGATGCTGACCGCCAGCGGCTCGGTGGCCGAGCGGGTCGAGGGTCTGCAGCTCGGCGCCGACGACTACCTGCCCAAGCCGTTCGCCTTCGACGAGCTGGTGGCCCGGGTGCAGGCGCTGGGCCGGCGGGCCACCCCGCCCGCCCCGCCGGTGTTCAGCGTGGGCAACCTGGTGCTCGACCCGGCGCGCCGCGCGGTGACCCGGGGCGGCCTGCCGGTCGACCTGACGAACAAGGAGTTCGGTGTGCTGGAGGTGCTGCTCAAGGCGAGTGGCGCCGTGGTGTCCAGCGAGGAGCTGCTGGAGCGGGTCTGGGACGCGAACACCGACCCGTTCACCACCACGGTGCGGGTGACGGTGATGACCCTGCGGAAGAAGCTCGGCGATCCGCCGCTGATCGACACCGTGGTCGGGGCCGGCTACCGGGTCGTGTCCGGGTGA
- a CDS encoding DUF3000 domain-containing protein has product MASPSAVPEPFTRAVAGLRADSPRPEILLEEIAAPQKLAPYSFALSATVLRSGDEVASGRLILLHDPDGHDAWRGDLRLVTLVTAELEPDLATDPLLPAVAWTWLTDALDQHAAAYTAIGGTVTQTASTRFGELSGPAPTADLEVRASWTPTSDDFAAHLYGWCAMLASTAGLPPPGVSSLDRHRASAS; this is encoded by the coding sequence ATGGCGTCCCCCTCCGCTGTTCCCGAGCCGTTCACCCGCGCGGTGGCCGGGTTGCGCGCGGACTCGCCCCGGCCGGAGATCCTGCTCGAGGAGATCGCCGCGCCGCAGAAGCTCGCGCCCTACTCGTTCGCGCTCAGCGCCACCGTGCTGCGCTCCGGCGACGAGGTGGCCAGCGGCCGCCTCATCCTGCTGCACGACCCGGACGGCCACGACGCCTGGCGCGGCGACCTGCGCCTGGTGACACTGGTCACCGCCGAGCTGGAGCCGGACCTGGCCACCGACCCGCTGCTGCCCGCCGTCGCCTGGACCTGGCTCACCGACGCCCTCGACCAGCACGCGGCCGCCTACACCGCGATCGGCGGCACGGTCACCCAGACCGCCTCCACCCGCTTCGGCGAGTTGTCCGGCCCGGCGCCCACCGCCGACCTGGAGGTCCGCGCCTCCTGGACGCCGACCTCCGACGACTTCGCCGCCCACCTGTACGGCTGGTGCGCCATGCTGGCCTCGACGGCCGGCCTCCCGCCGCCGGGCGTCTCGTCCCTCGACCGCCACCGCGCCTCGGCCTCCTGA
- a CDS encoding outer membrane protein assembly factor BamB family protein codes for MRDVLIDLGDARTGDRVPDPPPPARGRVLLALLTGVLTVVLGGAASARPQMPPVIVPAGLGYLMEVAGDRLYVVSAGLPVGAPVREQTVRTYALPSATLLASNTVRVHGEVRSVLTAGDDRLLVNYQDERTATFTTVALRAGVREPLWERPAQIFGVDPAAGLALVREESATFRDADWHGLDLATGRPRWTLHQPAGDDVAVGDTGGAFPERLYALTTGGQLATYRTRTGQRTARTLVPQRRDGMNTSLWPAGELVLISAGASGTTGYDAAAGLAPIWHSGLNLSWYRGPAACGDLICAYLPQRGILVIDPRTGRERWSSDRWEYAARTGDYLLVGRPDVAEPELLVVRAETGDVLGSAGLWRTVGAGAYVIRSVPGEDRVWYGVLDPARRRVSLLGVADRVTGDCAFATGALVCRRIDATVGVWRLS; via the coding sequence GTGCGCGATGTCCTGATCGACCTGGGCGATGCGCGGACCGGCGACCGGGTGCCCGACCCGCCGCCGCCGGCCCGTGGCCGGGTCCTGCTCGCGTTGCTCACCGGGGTGCTGACGGTGGTGCTGGGCGGGGCCGCCTCCGCCCGGCCGCAGATGCCGCCGGTGATCGTCCCGGCCGGGCTGGGCTACCTGATGGAGGTGGCCGGCGACCGGCTCTACGTGGTCAGTGCCGGGCTGCCGGTGGGCGCCCCGGTCCGGGAGCAGACGGTCCGGACCTACGCGCTGCCCTCGGCCACGCTGCTGGCCAGCAACACCGTCCGGGTGCACGGTGAGGTCCGGTCGGTGCTGACCGCCGGGGACGACCGGCTGCTGGTGAACTACCAGGACGAGCGGACCGCCACGTTCACCACCGTCGCGCTGCGCGCCGGGGTGCGCGAGCCGCTCTGGGAACGTCCCGCGCAGATCTTCGGCGTCGACCCGGCGGCCGGGCTGGCCCTGGTCCGGGAGGAGAGCGCGACCTTCCGGGACGCCGACTGGCACGGGCTCGACCTGGCGACCGGCCGGCCGCGCTGGACGCTGCACCAGCCGGCCGGGGACGACGTGGCGGTCGGGGACACCGGCGGCGCCTTCCCGGAGCGGTTGTACGCGCTGACGACCGGCGGGCAGCTGGCGACGTACCGGACCCGGACCGGGCAGCGGACCGCGCGGACCCTGGTGCCGCAGCGGCGGGACGGGATGAACACCAGCCTCTGGCCGGCCGGCGAGCTGGTGCTGATCAGCGCCGGGGCGTCCGGCACCACCGGGTACGACGCGGCCGCCGGGCTGGCCCCGATCTGGCACAGCGGGCTCAACCTGAGCTGGTACCGCGGCCCGGCCGCCTGCGGGGACCTGATCTGCGCGTACCTGCCGCAGCGCGGGATCCTGGTGATCGACCCGCGGACCGGCCGGGAGCGCTGGTCCTCGGACCGCTGGGAGTACGCCGCCCGGACCGGCGACTATCTGCTGGTCGGCCGGCCGGACGTGGCCGAACCGGAGCTGCTGGTGGTGCGGGCGGAGACCGGCGACGTGCTGGGCTCGGCGGGGCTGTGGCGGACGGTGGGAGCCGGGGCCTACGTGATCCGCAGCGTGCCGGGCGAGGATCGGGTCTGGTACGGCGTGCTCGATCCCGCCCGCCGCCGGGTCAGCCTGCTCGGCGTGGCCGACCGGGTCACCGGGGACTGCGCGTTCGCGACCGGTGCGCTGGTCTGCCGCCGGATCGACGCCACCGTCGGGGTGTGGCGGCTGAGCTAG
- a CDS encoding thiolase family protein: protein MPREVREVVFVDGVRTPFGKAGGMYAETRADDLVIRCIRELIKRNPQLPTDRVDEVAIAATTQTGDQGLTIGRTAALLAGLPKTVPGYAIDRMCAGAMTAVTNVAGGIAMGAYDIAVAGGVEHMGRHPMGEGADPNPRILTEKLVDPSALVMGATAENLHDRLPHITKERTDAFALNSQIKVAKAYANGKLQPDLVPVAIRSAELGWGLATVDEAPRETSMEKLATLKTPFRPHGRITAGNAAGLNDGATAAILADEATARELGLPVAMRLVSFAYAGVEPEIMGYGPIPSTEKALKKAGLTIDDIGLFELNEAFAVQVLALLDHYGIADDDPRVNPWGGAIAVGHPLASSGVRLMTQLARHFEEHPEVRYGMNAMCIGIGMGGTVIWENPNWEGFTK, encoded by the coding sequence GTGCCCCGTGAAGTACGCGAGGTCGTCTTCGTCGACGGCGTCCGCACCCCGTTCGGCAAGGCGGGCGGCATGTACGCCGAGACCCGCGCCGACGACCTGGTGATCCGCTGCATCCGAGAGCTGATCAAGCGGAATCCCCAGCTCCCGACGGACCGGGTGGACGAGGTCGCGATCGCGGCCACCACTCAGACCGGCGACCAGGGCCTGACCATCGGCCGGACCGCGGCCCTGCTGGCCGGCCTGCCCAAGACGGTGCCGGGTTACGCCATCGACCGGATGTGCGCCGGCGCGATGACCGCGGTGACCAACGTCGCCGGCGGCATCGCGATGGGTGCGTACGACATCGCCGTGGCCGGCGGCGTCGAGCACATGGGCCGGCACCCGATGGGTGAGGGCGCCGACCCGAACCCGCGGATCCTGACCGAGAAGCTGGTCGACCCGTCCGCCCTGGTGATGGGCGCGACGGCGGAGAACCTGCACGACCGGCTCCCGCACATCACCAAGGAGCGGACCGACGCGTTCGCGCTGAACTCGCAGATCAAGGTCGCCAAGGCGTACGCCAACGGCAAGCTGCAGCCGGACCTGGTCCCGGTCGCCATCCGCAGCGCCGAGCTGGGCTGGGGCCTGGCCACCGTGGACGAGGCGCCGCGCGAGACCTCGATGGAGAAGCTCGCCACGCTGAAGACCCCGTTCCGCCCGCACGGCCGGATCACCGCGGGCAACGCGGCCGGCCTCAACGACGGCGCCACCGCGGCGATCCTCGCCGACGAGGCGACCGCCCGTGAGCTGGGCCTGCCGGTCGCCATGCGGCTGGTGTCGTTCGCCTACGCCGGCGTCGAGCCGGAGATCATGGGTTACGGCCCCATCCCGTCGACCGAGAAGGCCCTGAAGAAGGCCGGCCTCACCATCGACGACATCGGCCTGTTCGAGCTGAACGAGGCGTTCGCCGTGCAGGTGCTGGCCCTGCTGGACCACTACGGCATCGCCGACGACGACCCGCGGGTCAACCCGTGGGGCGGCGCGATCGCCGTCGGTCACCCGCTCGCCTCCTCCGGCGTGCGCCTGATGACCCAGCTGGCCCGGCACTTCGAGGAGCACCCCGAGGTCCGGTACGGCATGAACGCGATGTGCATCGGTATCGGCATGGGTGGCACCGTGATCTGGGAGAACCCGAACTGGGAAGGCTTCACGAAGTGA